Genomic DNA from Panicum hallii strain FIL2 unplaced genomic scaffold, PHallii_v3.1 scaffold_330, whole genome shotgun sequence:
CATCAGGTTGCGCAGGAGGGGAAACGTCTCGGCGTCGATGTCCAGGTGGGGAACCTCCAGCGTGCGGCCGCTCCTGTCAAGCTTGACATCCAGGAAGCATTGGGTCTCCTTCGTGCCGAGGGGACGGCCCTTGAACTTGACCCCGGCGAAGTGGTACTCCATCGCCCTGCGCCACCAGCGGACGGGCTCGTCGGTGGCGTCTCCACTGCACGTGGACGGCGGGGCGACAGTGGGCTTGAAGTGCATgtgcagcagatgcagcaggttGCCTGGCCATGCCGGCTCCGCCAAGCTCGGCGTAGCCACCGAGTAATGAATCTTCAAGAGCTCCCGGATGTACTCCGCGATTGTGGCCGCCGCAGAAACGCCATTGTCCGAAGTGATCAGCTGGTGGATCTTGTCGATGACGAAGAACGGTATCTGGTTCTCTGCTAGGTAGAACACGTCATGCGCCACCGCGACGTCCTGCCGCCTGTCaccgcctgcagccgccggtAACGACGGCGCGCCGCTCACCGGCGGGTGGCGGTTGGCCGTGTGCGCGTTCATGCCATTTCCGGTTGGAACGCGCGCGGCCGAACCGGAGCAGCACATAGAAGCCGTCGAGGAGCAGCATGCGGACGAACTCTTTGCTCTCCATGCTAAAGGTGTGGGCGTGGCAGCTCCTCGCTCTGTGCTCCAGGACAGCCATCTCGTCGAGGCACATCCTCAACGTCGTGCCTGTACTCGCGGCCG
This window encodes:
- the LOC112878670 gene encoding UPF0481 protein At3g47200-like yields the protein MAVLEHRARSCHAHTFSMESKEFVRMLLLDGFYVLLRFGRAGAPSLPAAAGGDRRQDVAVAHDVFYLAENQIPFFVIDKIHQLITSDNGVSAAATIAEYIRELLKIHYSVATPSLAEPAWPGNLLHLLHMHFKPTVAPPSTCSGDATDEPVRWWRRAMEYHFAGVKFKGRPLGTKETQCFLDVKLDRSGRTLEVPHLDIDAETFPLLRNLMALEQRNPDAAGSLVTAYCVFMSQVACKAADVALLSKRGVVAHGLGNDGEVATFFADLCKDVVFTVDDPASKYLRATCQELEKQFQSNWRRWAAWLRQKYFSNPWLTVGLAAAAVG